The following proteins come from a genomic window of Acetivibrio cellulolyticus CD2:
- a CDS encoding DEAD/DEAH box helicase family protein, which yields MNEFNYENLLKHFKFQLEFRKHQKIVLEKFEQIILKHKDTPFKFHVVSPPGSGKTIMGIEMGIRMGNPMLIICPNTTIQGQWLDKFNLFMPSENIELKKLVNTDANNVGLINIFTYQMLSVPVGDDESFGRISENIWADSISSTQGVPHEEALFRINTMKNTNPDAYKTEISKYSKKLRKSLLNDPNCNIEKILHANTLDIINRLKENKIHTVIFDECHHLQNYWALVMREIIVKLNASCVIGLTATPPLDEDREKIECYTALLGEIDYYIPVPAIVKEGLLSPYQDLVYFCTPIKAELEYIENCHLKFKELTELFNNSNNDFYFWVFDRIVKRKLLSGETQEWTKFINSRPGFAAAGVKFLLQNNCKLPWDITITEDMYEQLNFNDWIILIEDYALNLLKLSNKEADKVLYDSIRDALKSLGYVLSENGIRSNSSPLDRILAYSKSKTDAVKEILKAEMSGLGDKIRAAIITDFEISNALSITKSQGLMDEECGGAVAVMKALVSDNSTDVLDPVMITAKRLILDDDLAKKFVEDGLKWAKENNMDINLELSKEESGGFVCVIGSGKDWGSKTSVLMTTYLFEQGVTKCIIGTRGLLSEGWDSLNLNTLIDLTAVTTYASVNQLKGRSLRKSSSDPQKVANNWDVICIAPGLEKGYNDLERLYRKHAQYYGVCDDGQIQKGINHLDPSLGRQEGLINLDDMKRINKNMIEMAFDRNRIYKMWRVGEPFENIELGCCEIKLLKSFSMKDSSVFVNERKVLGNKIKSCAGKTTASVLSVAAASAAVMFSLPASITLFGVAGFMSFKTYQGINDLWKYGNENFFQLAARSAISDIAKCILNAMAECEMINKKIEEDKIVITERSDGTIRIYLDGYEVDSELFSSSLGQIFSPLENQRYAIQRYEVAVPKESLGKFAYILKYGANKCKPVLSFYHPLPDVFNIKEKAIVFKKYWNKYVSPGDVVFLKGENGREVIEKYGRRNFLGARRSSLKIWK from the coding sequence ATGAATGAATTTAATTATGAAAATCTTTTAAAGCATTTCAAATTCCAGTTGGAGTTTAGAAAGCACCAGAAAATAGTGCTGGAGAAATTTGAACAAATTATTCTTAAGCACAAAGATACACCTTTTAAATTTCATGTAGTATCTCCTCCCGGTTCAGGAAAGACAATCATGGGTATAGAGATGGGGATAAGGATGGGTAATCCTATGCTCATTATATGCCCAAATACTACGATACAGGGTCAATGGTTGGACAAGTTTAACCTTTTTATGCCTTCTGAGAATATTGAATTAAAAAAGTTGGTAAACACGGATGCAAATAACGTAGGTCTTATCAACATATTTACATATCAAATGCTCAGTGTTCCGGTAGGTGATGACGAATCCTTTGGAAGAATATCGGAAAATATATGGGCGGATTCAATCAGCAGTACCCAAGGTGTGCCGCATGAGGAAGCTCTTTTTCGAATAAACACAATGAAGAATACTAATCCTGACGCATATAAGACAGAAATATCAAAATACAGCAAAAAGCTCAGAAAGAGCTTGCTTAATGATCCCAATTGCAATATTGAAAAGATTTTACACGCCAATACTTTGGACATAATTAATAGATTAAAAGAAAATAAAATCCATACTGTAATTTTTGATGAATGCCATCACCTTCAAAACTATTGGGCTCTTGTGATGAGAGAGATTATAGTTAAATTGAATGCATCCTGTGTTATAGGGCTGACTGCAACCCCTCCTTTGGATGAGGACAGAGAAAAAATAGAATGCTATACTGCTCTGCTTGGTGAAATAGATTATTATATACCGGTTCCAGCAATCGTGAAAGAGGGACTGCTTTCACCATATCAGGATCTTGTTTATTTTTGTACGCCTATAAAGGCAGAGTTAGAATACATTGAAAATTGTCACTTGAAATTTAAAGAGTTAACTGAGCTTTTTAATAACAGTAATAACGACTTTTATTTCTGGGTTTTTGATAGAATTGTCAAAAGGAAATTATTATCCGGAGAAACTCAGGAGTGGACTAAATTTATAAATTCCAGACCAGGGTTTGCTGCAGCTGGAGTAAAATTTCTTTTGCAAAACAACTGCAAACTTCCGTGGGATATAACAATAACTGAAGACATGTATGAGCAATTAAACTTTAACGATTGGATTATCCTTATTGAGGATTATGCGTTGAATTTGTTGAAGCTTAGTAATAAAGAGGCTGATAAAGTGCTGTATGACAGTATACGTGATGCACTTAAGAGCCTTGGATATGTACTTTCTGAGAATGGAATAAGGAGCAATAGTTCTCCTCTTGATAGAATACTCGCATACAGCAAAAGTAAGACAGATGCTGTAAAGGAGATATTAAAAGCAGAAATGAGTGGTTTGGGAGACAAAATAAGAGCAGCAATTATTACAGATTTTGAAATTTCCAATGCACTTTCAATCACAAAGTCACAAGGTTTGATGGATGAGGAATGCGGTGGTGCAGTAGCAGTAATGAAGGCATTGGTATCGGATAATTCTACTGATGTCCTTGACCCGGTCATGATAACAGCAAAGAGACTTATTCTAGATGACGATCTGGCTAAGAAATTTGTTGAGGATGGACTTAAATGGGCCAAAGAGAATAATATGGATATAAATCTCGAATTGTCTAAAGAAGAGTCCGGAGGGTTTGTTTGTGTTATTGGATCAGGAAAAGATTGGGGTTCTAAAACTTCAGTGTTGATGACTACTTATCTATTTGAACAAGGTGTTACAAAGTGTATTATCGGTACTAGAGGACTTTTAAGCGAAGGTTGGGACAGCCTGAATTTAAATACTCTGATTGATCTTACTGCGGTGACTACTTATGCATCTGTAAATCAGCTCAAAGGTAGAAGTCTGAGGAAAAGTTCCAGTGACCCGCAAAAGGTTGCAAACAATTGGGATGTTATATGTATTGCACCAGGACTTGAAAAAGGATACAACGATCTTGAAAGGCTTTATAGAAAACATGCCCAGTACTATGGAGTATGCGATGACGGGCAGATACAAAAAGGAATAAATCACCTTGACCCATCTCTTGGAAGACAGGAGGGGCTCATTAATCTCGATGATATGAAGAGAATAAACAAAAACATGATAGAAATGGCTTTTGACAGAAATAGGATTTATAAGATGTGGCGGGTTGGAGAGCCCTTTGAAAATATTGAACTTGGGTGCTGTGAGATTAAGTTGTTAAAATCATTTAGCATGAAGGACAGCAGTGTTTTTGTCAACGAGAGGAAAGTCTTGGGCAATAAGATAAAAAGCTGTGCAGGTAAGACAACAGCTTCAGTACTTTCAGTTGCTGCTGCATCTGCTGCTGTTATGTTTTCGCTTCCTGCTTCAATTACACTTTTTGGTGTTGCAGGATTTATGTCATTTAAGACGTATCAGGGGATAAACGATTTATGGAAATACGGAAATGAAAACTTTTTCCAGCTTGCAGCAAGATCGGCTATTTCAGACATAGCGAAATGCATTTTAAATGCTATGGCGGAATGTGAAATGATAAATAAAAAAATTGAAGAGGATAAAATTGTTATCACAGAACGATCAGACGGGACTATAAGAATTTACCTTGATGGATATGAAGTTGATTCTGAATTGTTTTCAAGCTCATTGGGTCAGATTTTTTCGCCGTTAGAAAATCAGAGATATGCAATTCAAAGATATGAAGTTGCTGTTCCTAAAGAATCTTTAGGAAAGTTTGCATATATACTAAAATATGGTGCAAATAAATGTAAGCCGGTTTTGTCATTTTATCACCCCTTGCCCGATGTTTTCAATATTAAGGAAAAGGCAATAGTATTTAAAAAGTATTGGAACAAATATGTCAGTCCGGGGGATGTTGTTTTTTTAAAGGGTGAAAATGGAAGAGAGGTTATAGAGAAATATGGGAGAAGGAACTTTCTGGGTGCAAGAAGAAGCAGTTTGAAAATATGGAAATGA
- a CDS encoding glycosyltransferase family 39 protein: protein MNFIEKHLTSFISNTLKVVFILILIGSILASIILSKMVFHNNVGYFILTNTTLTILTLAIGYLFYRYLKSSKNYTNALLIILSLAFLARILWIFAVNTQPFSDFGLMFECGGHFAKGSYWIFKGTSYIGRFTHLTAFTIYLGLIQKYFANALLIVKIINVILSTLNIYLIYLISNELFDNKEKALWVSLISCLFPPFIVYNSVICSENLAMPFFLASIYLFILVVKSKKSPIWLLFAGAVLSIGNIFRSVGIVILIAYILYLIIYCNRKKVISSCSLILISFIIPLYMVSSILISAGITEYPLWQGREPAITSVLKGTNIEANGMWNKEDSEIPTKYNFDYKAIEKASKDIIRERLTKTPIHKLVIFYTRKFVTQWSVGDFSSLYWSTTKVSKENAASQLSRFATPYSQIYYIVIIAFALLGLFNKEYRTKNKVINLFYIIFCGYGLFYLLTEMQARYAYIASWIFPILSYTGTLLLLEKWKKQKAVTSNQNAPQPVHLHLN, encoded by the coding sequence ATGAATTTTATTGAAAAACACTTAACTTCATTTATAAGTAATACATTAAAAGTTGTATTTATATTAATACTAATAGGAAGTATATTGGCATCTATAATTTTGAGTAAAATGGTATTTCACAACAATGTTGGTTATTTTATTCTAACAAATACAACACTGACTATATTAACTTTAGCAATTGGCTACCTGTTTTATAGGTACTTGAAGAGTTCAAAAAACTACACAAATGCCTTACTGATAATATTATCCTTAGCCTTTTTAGCAAGAATTTTATGGATTTTTGCAGTAAATACACAGCCCTTTTCAGATTTTGGATTAATGTTTGAATGTGGCGGCCACTTTGCCAAGGGTTCTTATTGGATATTTAAAGGAACAAGCTATATAGGAAGGTTTACCCACTTGACAGCATTCACTATATATCTGGGATTGATTCAAAAGTACTTCGCCAATGCCTTGCTTATTGTTAAGATAATTAATGTTATTTTATCAACATTGAATATTTATTTGATTTATCTGATAAGCAATGAATTGTTTGATAACAAGGAAAAAGCCCTTTGGGTTTCCTTAATATCATGTTTATTCCCTCCATTTATAGTCTATAATTCAGTAATTTGCTCGGAGAACCTGGCTATGCCGTTTTTCCTGGCAAGTATATATCTGTTTATTCTGGTAGTAAAATCTAAGAAATCACCAATATGGTTATTATTTGCAGGCGCTGTATTAAGTATAGGGAACATATTCAGGTCTGTGGGCATTGTAATTCTTATAGCATATATCCTTTACTTGATAATTTATTGCAATAGGAAAAAGGTTATATCCTCCTGTTCTCTAATACTGATTTCCTTCATTATTCCCTTATATATGGTTAGTTCAATCTTAATAAGTGCAGGCATTACTGAATATCCTCTTTGGCAGGGAAGAGAGCCAGCAATAACCTCAGTCTTAAAGGGAACAAATATCGAAGCTAATGGTATGTGGAATAAGGAAGACAGCGAAATTCCCACAAAATATAATTTCGATTATAAAGCTATAGAAAAAGCCTCAAAAGATATAATTAGAGAAAGATTAACAAAAACACCTATCCACAAGCTGGTTATATTTTACACAAGGAAGTTTGTAACACAATGGTCAGTAGGTGACTTCTCCTCCCTATATTGGTCAACTACCAAAGTAAGCAAGGAAAATGCTGCCTCGCAGTTAAGCAGGTTTGCAACACCTTATTCTCAAATATACTATATAGTAATTATAGCCTTTGCTTTGCTAGGCTTATTCAATAAGGAGTACCGCACAAAAAATAAAGTGATAAACCTATTTTATATAATTTTCTGCGGTTATGGACTATTCTATCTTTTAACAGAAATGCAAGCCAGATATGCGTACATTGCATCATGGATATTCCCAATATTGAGCTATACGGGTACTTTGCTGCTTTTAGAAAAATGGAAAAAGCAAAAAGCTGTCACAAGTAACCAAAATGCACCTCAGCCAGTCCATCTACATCTAAATTAA
- a CDS encoding extracellular solute-binding protein yields MRKALYMITIAALLFSMSACASSGEAKNDTQQPKLETKSEADNKVTLKLWHAWVSDSDGNKKPFQNVLTHVKEQFKDVELVVEGIDNESYKTKLKNAVSTNQLPDIFFTWSAGFSKPFVESGKVLALDEYMGDIKDKLLPGITDSMTYDGKVYGLPYQMQVAPLYCNKELFDQNGVKIPETYEELLTAVNTFSKKGITPMINGAKELWPAMFYYDILALRTAGAEQCIKTLNKKASFNSPEFIDAAAKLVELSKAGAFGENPLKLSYDSGNNQFAEGKAAMLFNGNWVAGVVESETSKVKGKILAVKFPSITGGKGSATEYFGGAGDGFMVSSGTSNKDMAVKVVKFIAEDMAREAYLANAGMPGWNVQVDDSNVSPMVKQMVSMTKDSTAWVLWWDVFLEAADADIHKNLVAELIAGQISPEDFAKEMQKLNEK; encoded by the coding sequence ATGAGAAAAGCACTTTACATGATAACTATTGCAGCTTTGCTATTCAGTATGTCAGCGTGTGCAAGTAGTGGTGAAGCAAAAAATGATACACAACAGCCTAAGTTGGAAACAAAATCAGAGGCAGACAACAAAGTAACTCTCAAGCTATGGCATGCGTGGGTATCAGACAGTGATGGAAATAAAAAACCATTTCAGAATGTTCTAACACATGTTAAAGAACAATTTAAGGATGTAGAACTTGTAGTAGAAGGGATAGATAACGAGTCATATAAGACAAAACTGAAGAATGCCGTGTCAACCAACCAGCTTCCTGACATTTTCTTTACATGGTCTGCAGGCTTTTCAAAACCTTTTGTAGAATCAGGCAAGGTATTGGCTCTTGATGAATATATGGGAGATATAAAGGATAAGCTCTTACCCGGAATAACAGACAGTATGACTTATGATGGCAAAGTATATGGCTTGCCTTATCAGATGCAGGTGGCTCCTTTATACTGTAATAAGGAACTGTTTGACCAGAATGGTGTAAAAATCCCAGAAACTTATGAAGAACTACTAACAGCAGTGAATACCTTCTCAAAAAAAGGTATAACTCCTATGATAAACGGGGCTAAAGAATTATGGCCTGCCATGTTCTATTACGACATTCTTGCACTTCGTACAGCAGGAGCAGAACAGTGTATCAAAACTCTTAACAAAAAAGCCTCTTTTAACTCTCCTGAGTTTATTGATGCTGCAGCAAAGCTGGTCGAATTATCAAAAGCCGGTGCTTTTGGAGAAAACCCGCTAAAATTGTCCTACGATAGTGGCAATAATCAATTTGCAGAGGGAAAAGCCGCCATGCTTTTTAATGGTAACTGGGTGGCTGGTGTGGTTGAAAGTGAAACTTCAAAGGTTAAGGGCAAAATTCTTGCTGTTAAATTCCCGTCAATTACTGGTGGAAAAGGAAGTGCAACAGAGTATTTCGGAGGAGCTGGAGATGGATTTATGGTTAGTTCAGGTACTTCAAATAAGGACATGGCCGTTAAGGTAGTAAAGTTTATAGCAGAAGATATGGCTAGAGAAGCATATCTGGCAAACGCTGGTATGCCAGGATGGAACGTACAGGTAGATGACTCAAATGTGTCTCCTATGGTTAAGCAAATGGTTAGTATGACGAAGGATTCTACAGCTTGGGTTCTCTGGTGGGACGTATTTTTAGAAGCTGCTGATGCAGATATACATAAGAATCTGGTTGCTGAATTAATTGCTGGTCAGATATCACCAGAAGATTTTGCAAAAGAAATGCAAAAATTAAACGAGAAATAA
- a CDS encoding methyl-accepting chemotaxis protein encodes MLQKIAKKLSQLGFMRRTKVKIRLMLAFLALSIIPLACVGVFSYTLSKNAIESKINSYTEQFMEQVNKSIDGQLDKYSQQAIDISIDKDIQQKAQKISAAESDFEKFKTMKILEDLFRTKFTLIKDISFARFQIENCDPIDYQFVSEMNGITDTLSKLADKGDGAPVWTTATFNTNFDLVCTKLVKDSQSNKKLGYLFIGLKNEALMNVYKDIDIGGNSEIFIIDKSGTVISSENQEELGKVYSEQNLVNEIDKEAKANIHVFEFNNSLVSYKSIEGTDWIVAGKIPLSFTKTEPEKIRNSLLIFIIVCIILSVLISFVISLSISFPLNRIAILMNEAKNGNFTANIEDHGKDEISDVVKDFKDMISNVSSLISKVQVSSNDVLKHSSVMDNSVEQTSLSAKQIDQIIQQVAADAYEQATEINCCASSIRVLSDSINKVESNMGAMAEVVVDTKKLSQNALEVVETLNNKAAKTSKASNKVIEDVTALSKDINQIKNIIETIVGIAEQTNLLSLNAAIESARAGEAGKGFGVVANEVKNLAEQSKEASIRISNIINGILAKTEETVKVAYSAHSNVNDQMSVVNETNDSFKSIFKAMENIVVCINNVSDSIKDVLDSKDRAATSMESIAAISQETASIAEEVTASTEQQSVYAQELSNISKELNNMAEHLGESISKFRVE; translated from the coding sequence ATGCTGCAGAAAATAGCTAAAAAGCTTTCTCAACTCGGCTTTATGAGAAGAACTAAAGTTAAGATACGTTTAATGTTGGCATTTTTAGCGCTTTCAATAATCCCGCTTGCATGTGTTGGTGTCTTTTCGTATACTTTGTCAAAAAATGCAATAGAATCCAAAATCAACAGCTATACCGAGCAATTTATGGAACAAGTAAACAAAAGTATTGATGGGCAATTGGATAAATACAGTCAACAAGCTATTGATATTTCTATTGACAAGGATATTCAGCAGAAAGCGCAAAAGATATCTGCCGCAGAAAGTGATTTTGAAAAATTTAAGACTATGAAAATTTTAGAGGATTTATTTAGGACAAAATTTACTCTTATTAAAGACATATCTTTTGCACGTTTTCAGATAGAAAATTGTGATCCTATAGATTATCAATTTGTGAGTGAAATGAATGGTATAACCGACACATTATCTAAGCTAGCAGATAAAGGAGATGGAGCTCCTGTATGGACAACTGCAACATTCAATACTAACTTTGATTTGGTTTGTACAAAATTGGTTAAGGATTCGCAATCCAACAAAAAATTGGGCTATTTATTTATAGGTCTGAAAAACGAGGCATTAATGAATGTCTATAAAGATATTGACATAGGCGGCAATTCAGAAATTTTTATCATAGATAAAAGCGGTACAGTCATTTCATCAGAAAATCAAGAAGAGCTTGGAAAAGTTTATAGTGAGCAAAATCTTGTTAACGAAATCGACAAAGAAGCAAAGGCTAATATACACGTATTTGAATTTAATAATAGTTTGGTTTCTTATAAATCTATTGAAGGAACTGATTGGATTGTTGCAGGCAAAATACCATTATCATTTACTAAAACTGAACCGGAGAAAATCAGGAACTCTCTGCTTATCTTTATCATTGTATGTATTATTCTTTCAGTACTGATATCCTTTGTAATATCTTTGAGTATTTCATTCCCACTCAATAGAATAGCTATACTTATGAACGAAGCGAAAAATGGTAATTTTACAGCCAATATAGAGGATCATGGTAAAGATGAAATTTCAGATGTGGTAAAAGACTTTAAAGACATGATATCCAACGTAAGTTCTCTTATATCCAAAGTTCAGGTTTCCTCCAACGATGTCTTGAAACACTCCTCAGTAATGGATAACTCAGTTGAACAGACCAGTCTTTCTGCAAAACAGATAGATCAAATCATCCAGCAAGTAGCTGCAGATGCCTATGAACAGGCAACAGAAATAAATTGTTGTGCCTCTAGTATTCGAGTGCTCTCAGATAGTATCAACAAGGTTGAAAGTAATATGGGAGCCATGGCTGAAGTAGTGGTAGACACTAAAAAACTCAGCCAGAATGCACTTGAAGTTGTAGAAACCTTAAATAACAAAGCAGCAAAAACAAGTAAGGCCTCTAACAAAGTAATAGAAGACGTTACAGCACTCAGTAAGGATATAAATCAAATTAAGAATATAATTGAAACAATTGTGGGAATAGCAGAGCAGACAAACCTTCTTTCTCTCAATGCAGCTATAGAATCAGCAAGAGCTGGAGAGGCGGGAAAAGGCTTCGGAGTAGTCGCAAATGAAGTTAAAAATCTTGCCGAGCAGTCAAAAGAAGCGTCAATCAGGATCAGTAACATTATTAATGGTATTTTGGCAAAAACAGAAGAAACTGTAAAAGTAGCTTATAGTGCACACAGCAATGTAAACGATCAAATGTCTGTAGTTAATGAAACTAATGACTCATTTAAGTCAATATTTAAAGCAATGGAAAATATAGTAGTTTGTATAAATAATGTATCCGATTCAATTAAAGATGTTCTAGATTCAAAAGATAGAGCTGCAACTTCCATGGAAAGCATCGCTGCTATTTCTCAGGAGACAGCTTCAATTGCCGAGGAAGTAACTGCATCAACTGAACAGCAATCAGTATATGCTCAAGAATTGTCAAACATCTCCAAGGAATTAAACAACATGGCCGAACATTTAGGTGAATCAATATCAAAATTTCGTGTTGAGTAG
- a CDS encoding MATE family efflux transporter, translating into MHTARKYELDMCNGPLLSKIVLFSIPLILTGILQLLYNAVNIVVVGRFVGSSALAAVGSTTALINLIINLFIGLSVGASVVMAKYYGAGQQKDANETVHTAIAISTISGVILTIFGVLMAKPLLQLMGTPNDVLEHAALYMRVYFLGMPASMVFNFSSAILRAVGDTRRPLYFLSVSGVVNVALNLMFVIVFHMDIAGVATATVISQYISVILVLICLIRSDGCIKLRWQDIRFYKDKLFAIIRIGLPAGMQGTIFAISNVLIQSSVNSFGSQVIAGNTAAMNIEGFVYISMNALYHAALSFTGQNIGAKKYNRIGRILGVCLISVTTVGLVLGGLCQIFSNNLLGLYTADQNIIAIGITRLRYVCVLYFICGIMDVLVGSLRGMGYSVLPMLASIVGVCGIRITWIYTVFAAKPTLQTLYISYPISWAITALVHFICFVLIRRKFVSNQTECI; encoded by the coding sequence ATGCATACAGCTCGAAAATACGAATTAGATATGTGCAATGGCCCACTTTTATCTAAAATAGTACTGTTTTCCATTCCCTTGATACTGACAGGAATTTTACAGCTTCTCTATAATGCTGTAAACATTGTAGTTGTTGGGCGATTTGTAGGGAGCAGTGCTCTTGCTGCTGTCGGTTCCACCACTGCACTGATCAATTTGATTATTAACCTGTTTATCGGTTTGTCTGTAGGTGCTAGTGTTGTAATGGCAAAGTATTACGGTGCAGGCCAGCAAAAAGATGCAAACGAAACAGTCCACACCGCTATTGCCATAAGCACAATCAGCGGCGTTATTCTAACCATCTTCGGAGTATTGATGGCAAAGCCTTTGCTGCAATTAATGGGCACACCAAATGATGTTTTGGAACATGCTGCGCTTTACATGAGAGTTTACTTTCTCGGTATGCCTGCATCAATGGTTTTTAATTTTAGCAGTGCTATCTTGCGTGCTGTCGGTGATACGCGCCGTCCTCTTTACTTTTTATCTGTTTCAGGCGTAGTTAACGTTGCTCTTAATTTGATGTTTGTAATTGTATTTCACATGGATATTGCTGGCGTGGCGACAGCTACAGTGATTTCACAATATATATCTGTAATATTGGTACTGATTTGCCTTATCCGATCAGATGGATGCATTAAGCTTCGGTGGCAAGATATTCGATTCTATAAGGACAAGCTTTTTGCTATTATCAGAATCGGCCTTCCTGCTGGAATGCAAGGTACCATATTTGCCATCTCAAATGTGCTCATTCAGTCATCTGTCAACAGCTTTGGTTCTCAGGTAATTGCCGGGAATACTGCCGCCATGAATATTGAAGGCTTTGTTTATATATCAATGAATGCACTCTATCATGCTGCATTAAGCTTTACCGGACAAAATATTGGAGCAAAGAAATATAACCGTATTGGACGAATTCTTGGCGTGTGTTTAATTTCAGTCACCACTGTAGGTCTAGTATTGGGTGGATTATGCCAAATATTCTCAAACAACTTGCTTGGTCTCTATACCGCAGATCAAAATATAATAGCCATCGGTATAACTAGGCTGCGCTATGTCTGTGTACTATATTTCATCTGCGGAATCATGGATGTTTTGGTAGGAAGTTTAAGGGGTATGGGGTATTCCGTGCTACCTATGCTGGCTTCTATAGTCGGTGTGTGCGGAATTCGTATCACATGGATCTATACTGTATTTGCCGCTAAACCCACGCTGCAAACATTATATATTTCCTACCCTATATCATGGGCAATCACAGCGCTTGTACATTTTATATGTTTTGTGTTAATCAGGCGAAAATTTGTCAGTAACCAAACCGAATGTATTTAG
- a CDS encoding GntR family transcriptional regulator has product MPWDLKSDRPIYAQLVEVIELKICSGVYELGSKLPSVRDLAQEASVNPNTMQRAMTKLEEDGLLRTNRTSGRFITEDANMVKQLRNRIAKEEINQLFEKMKILGFEKKEILSVIATMLEESENK; this is encoded by the coding sequence ATGCCTTGGGATTTAAAATCTGACCGTCCTATTTATGCCCAGTTAGTTGAGGTAATTGAACTCAAAATTTGTTCAGGTGTCTATGAACTTGGTTCTAAGCTACCGTCAGTTCGTGACTTGGCACAGGAAGCTTCAGTTAACCCAAACACTATGCAAAGAGCTATGACTAAGTTGGAAGAAGACGGATTATTACGTACTAACCGAACAAGTGGAAGGTTTATAACGGAGGATGCAAATATGGTTAAACAATTGAGAAATAGAATAGCCAAAGAAGAAATAAATCAATTGTTCGAAAAAATGAAGATTTTAGGATTCGAAAAAAAAGAAATTCTATCTGTAATAGCAACAATGTTAGAGGAGAGTGAGAATAAATGA
- a CDS encoding ABC transporter ATP-binding protein, translating to MSSLLTCKNLSKSFGMKKAIDNISLDINKGKFIGLLGPNGSGKSTFIKLCNNLLTPTSGELLIGGFKPGVETKKIVSYLPERTYLNDWMKVSQIIDFFKDFYEDFNSEKAYDMLKRLNINPNDKLKTMSKGTKEKVQLILVMSREAQLYLLDEPIGGVDPAARDYILDTIISNYNENATVILSTHLISDIEKVLDEVIFIKEGKIVLTKTVDEIRDESGKSIDALFREVFKC from the coding sequence ATGAGCAGTTTACTAACATGTAAAAATCTCTCAAAAAGCTTTGGTATGAAGAAAGCCATAGATAATATAAGTTTGGATATTAATAAAGGAAAATTTATAGGACTCCTAGGTCCTAACGGTAGTGGAAAAAGTACATTTATTAAACTTTGTAACAATTTACTTACCCCCACGAGTGGCGAACTTCTTATTGGAGGGTTTAAGCCAGGTGTTGAAACCAAAAAGATTGTATCGTATCTTCCTGAAAGAACTTATCTGAATGATTGGATGAAAGTTTCTCAAATTATTGACTTCTTTAAAGATTTTTATGAAGACTTTAATTCAGAAAAAGCTTACGATATGCTTAAAAGACTTAATATCAATCCCAATGATAAGCTTAAGACCATGTCAAAAGGTACTAAGGAAAAAGTTCAGCTTATTTTGGTAATGAGCCGTGAAGCCCAACTTTATCTGCTTGATGAACCAATTGGCGGTGTTGATCCGGCAGCCAGGGATTATATTCTTGATACAATTATCAGTAATTATAATGAAAATGCGACTGTAATCCTATCTACTCATCTTATATCAGACATTGAAAAAGTTCTTGATGAAGTAATTTTTATTAAGGAAGGCAAAATAGTACTTACAAAGACTGTTGACGAGATACGTGATGAATCTGGAAAATCTATTGATGCTTTGTTTAGGGAGGTATTCAAATGTTAA